A stretch of Telopea speciosissima isolate NSW1024214 ecotype Mountain lineage chromosome 11, Tspe_v1, whole genome shotgun sequence DNA encodes these proteins:
- the LOC122646205 gene encoding 54S ribosomal protein L37, mitochondrial-like, translated as MAMSYTRSLKYIIPKEAVGMMSRRTFAAGGGKAKKGSKGGAAGDAPKASILSKEVKSSTVVGANTLKDGADPKIMADSEYPDWLWHLLDKKPALSELRRKNVETLPYEELKRFVKLDNRARIKDNNSLKAKN; from the coding sequence ATGGCAATGAGCTATACCAGATCATTGAAATACATAATCCCCAAGGAGGCAGTTGGAATGATGAGCCGTAGAACATTTGCGGCTGGTGGTGGAAAAGCAAAGAAGGGCTCGAAAGGAGGTGCGGCTGGTGATGCTCCAAAGGCTTCCATACTCAGCAAAGAGGTCAAATCCTCCACAGTTGTTGGTGCCAATACACTCAAGGATGGGGCAGACCCCAAGATCATGGCAGACTCTGAATACCCTGATTGGTTGTGGCACCTCTTAGATAAGAAGCCTGCACTGAGTGAACTAAGGAGGAAGAATGTGGAAACTCTTCCATATGAAGAACTCAAGCGTTTTGTTAAGCTGGATAACCGTGCCCGGATCAAAGACAATAACTCTCTCAAAGCCAAGAACTGA
- the LOC122646203 gene encoding zinc finger protein CONSTANS-LIKE 9 isoform X3 — MEKSCEFCAQSRPVVYCKADAAHLCLSCDARAHSANALSRRHYRALFCEDCRNQPASVRCLDHQMFMCHGCDENLHESSAQHKKLVVSSYMGCPSARDFSVLWGYDLNKLRANRSQNMAMSASSGSLAPSANFIGSKSWIEGSSLTSEANSMNSIFRADGEVGSSNLRSKMICVNQLQPDSDLILQQILDLERLQFIGGNDQSALIHSAVQPDIYLTKDNIYMNQDNTSGQLSEDLDQHCQHPQGLGADIQMERMHHELVQPFPLPFSQMGLLNPSSNSGIPLHGDTYWQCKIPAQTNQVWSQNMQDLGICEEIDCNDGFNIPDVDLTFRNYEELFGVDQDRTRSAFPEKDVACSLTKNDVSFERTEQGYTRAMEDISVAQSICFTQSSLEEKKIDPSDQAHHFAGSIDYAHTICPSYSSLSFSLSRPSTESSASDYLDSGISPNIMKGEPPWNSPDLDNSHSEARENAMIRYKEKKKARM, encoded by the exons ATGGAGAAATCCTGTGAATTCTGTGCACAATCAAGACCAGTTGTTTACTGTAAGGCGGATGCAGCACATCTTTGCCTTTCCTGTGATGCACGGGCTCATTCAGCAAATGCTTTATCCCGACGACACTATCGAGCCCTTTTCTGTGAAGATTGCAGAAACCAGCCAGCTTCTGTTCGGTGCTTGGATCATCAAATGTTTATGTGTCATGGTTGTGATGAAAACCTGCATGAATCCTCTGCTCAGCATAAAAAACTAGTGGTGAGTAGTTACATGGGTTGCCCTTCTGCTAGGGACTTTTCTGTTTTATGGGGATATGACTTGAATAAACTACGGGCTAATCGTTCTCAGAATATGGCTATGTctgcttcatctggttctttgGCTCCAAGTGCAAATTTTATTGGTTCAAAGTCATGGATTGAAGGATCTTCTTTAACATCTGAAGCAAACTCCATGAACTCTATCTTTAGAGCAGATGGTGAAGTGGGTTCAAGTAATTTACGAAGCAAG ATGATT TGTGTAAATCAACTGCAGCCAGATAGCGACTTGATTCTGCAACAGATTTTAGACCTGgaaaggcttcaattcattGGTGGAAATGATCAGTCAGCTTTGATACATAGTGCAGTGCAACCTGACATATATTTGACTAAagataatatatatatgaatcAAGATAATACTTCAGGGCAGCTCTCTGAAGATCTTGATCAGCACTGCCAACATCCTCAGGGTCTTGGTGCTGATATTCAAATGGAAAGAATGCATCATGAGCTGGTGCAGCCTTTTCCTTTGCCCTTCTCTCAAATGGGGCTTCTAAACCCTTCCTCAAATTCTGGTATTCCATTGCATGGTGACACCTATTGGCAGTGCAAAATTCCTGCTCAGACTAACCAG GTGTGGTCTCAAAATATGCAAGACCTTGGAATTTGTGAAGAAATTGACTGCAATGATGGTTTTAATATTCCTGATGTTGATCTCACATTCCGAAACTATGAAGAACTTTTTGGAGTTGATCAAGATCGAACTAGATCAGCATTTCCTGAGAAAGATGTTGCCTGCTCCTTGACAAAGAATGATGTATCCTTTGAAAGAACAGAACAGGGTTATACAAGAGCAATGGAG GATATCTCAGTTGCTCAATCGATTTGCTTTACTCAGTCATCTcttgaggagaagaaaattgatCCCTCTGATCAAGCTCATCACTTTGCTGGAAGTATTGATTATGCTCATACAATCTGTCCATCTTACTCAAGTTTGTCGTTCTCTCTTTCAAGGCCCAGCACCGAAAGCAGTGCCTCTGATTATCTTGATAGTGGAATTTCACCTAACATTATGAAAGGGGAACCACCATGGAATTCGCCAGATCTGGATAATTCACACTCTGAAGCAAGAGAAAATGCCATGATTAggtacaaggagaagaagaaggctcGGATGTAA
- the LOC122646203 gene encoding zinc finger protein CONSTANS-LIKE 9 isoform X2 → MEKSCEFCAQSRPVVYCKADAAHLCLSCDARAHSANALSRRHYRALFCEDCRNQPASVRCLDHQMFMCHGCDENLHESSAQHKKLVVSSYMGCPSARDFSVLWGYDLNKLRANRSQNMAMSASSGSLAPSANFIGSKSWIEGSSLTSEANSMNSIFRADGEVGSSNLRSKPDSDLILQQILDLERLQFIGGNDQSALIHSAVQPDIYLTKDNIYMNQDNTSGQLSEDLDQHCQHPQGLGADIQMERMHHELVQPFPLPFSQMGLLNPSSNSGIPLHGDTYWQCKIPAQTNQVWSQNMQDLGICEEIDCNDGFNIPDVDLTFRNYEELFGVDQDRTRSAFPEKDVACSLTKNDVSFERTEQGYTRAMEDISVAQSICFTQSSLEEKKIDPSDQAHHFAGSIDYAHTICPSYSSLSFSLSRPSTESSASDYLDSGISPNIMKGEPPWNSPDLDNSHSEARENAMIRYKEKKKARMYEKRIRYASRKARADVRKRIKGRFVKAEGYKSDSADMSTSC, encoded by the exons ATGGAGAAATCCTGTGAATTCTGTGCACAATCAAGACCAGTTGTTTACTGTAAGGCGGATGCAGCACATCTTTGCCTTTCCTGTGATGCACGGGCTCATTCAGCAAATGCTTTATCCCGACGACACTATCGAGCCCTTTTCTGTGAAGATTGCAGAAACCAGCCAGCTTCTGTTCGGTGCTTGGATCATCAAATGTTTATGTGTCATGGTTGTGATGAAAACCTGCATGAATCCTCTGCTCAGCATAAAAAACTAGTGGTGAGTAGTTACATGGGTTGCCCTTCTGCTAGGGACTTTTCTGTTTTATGGGGATATGACTTGAATAAACTACGGGCTAATCGTTCTCAGAATATGGCTATGTctgcttcatctggttctttgGCTCCAAGTGCAAATTTTATTGGTTCAAAGTCATGGATTGAAGGATCTTCTTTAACATCTGAAGCAAACTCCATGAACTCTATCTTTAGAGCAGATGGTGAAGTGGGTTCAAGTAATTTACGAAGCAAG CCAGATAGCGACTTGATTCTGCAACAGATTTTAGACCTGgaaaggcttcaattcattGGTGGAAATGATCAGTCAGCTTTGATACATAGTGCAGTGCAACCTGACATATATTTGACTAAagataatatatatatgaatcAAGATAATACTTCAGGGCAGCTCTCTGAAGATCTTGATCAGCACTGCCAACATCCTCAGGGTCTTGGTGCTGATATTCAAATGGAAAGAATGCATCATGAGCTGGTGCAGCCTTTTCCTTTGCCCTTCTCTCAAATGGGGCTTCTAAACCCTTCCTCAAATTCTGGTATTCCATTGCATGGTGACACCTATTGGCAGTGCAAAATTCCTGCTCAGACTAACCAG GTGTGGTCTCAAAATATGCAAGACCTTGGAATTTGTGAAGAAATTGACTGCAATGATGGTTTTAATATTCCTGATGTTGATCTCACATTCCGAAACTATGAAGAACTTTTTGGAGTTGATCAAGATCGAACTAGATCAGCATTTCCTGAGAAAGATGTTGCCTGCTCCTTGACAAAGAATGATGTATCCTTTGAAAGAACAGAACAGGGTTATACAAGAGCAATGGAG GATATCTCAGTTGCTCAATCGATTTGCTTTACTCAGTCATCTcttgaggagaagaaaattgatCCCTCTGATCAAGCTCATCACTTTGCTGGAAGTATTGATTATGCTCATACAATCTGTCCATCTTACTCAAGTTTGTCGTTCTCTCTTTCAAGGCCCAGCACCGAAAGCAGTGCCTCTGATTATCTTGATAGTGGAATTTCACCTAACATTATGAAAGGGGAACCACCATGGAATTCGCCAGATCTGGATAATTCACACTCTGAAGCAAGAGAAAATGCCATGATTAggtacaaggagaagaagaaggctcGGAT GTATGAGAAACGAATTCGATATGCTTCTCGGAAAGCTAGAGCTGATGTACGGAAGCGAATAAAAGGCCGATTTGTCAAGGCAGAGGGATACAAGTCTGACTCTGCTGATATGTCAACGAGCTGTTAA
- the LOC122646203 gene encoding zinc finger protein CONSTANS-LIKE 9 isoform X1, translating to MEKSCEFCAQSRPVVYCKADAAHLCLSCDARAHSANALSRRHYRALFCEDCRNQPASVRCLDHQMFMCHGCDENLHESSAQHKKLVVSSYMGCPSARDFSVLWGYDLNKLRANRSQNMAMSASSGSLAPSANFIGSKSWIEGSSLTSEANSMNSIFRADGEVGSSNLRSKMICVNQLQPDSDLILQQILDLERLQFIGGNDQSALIHSAVQPDIYLTKDNIYMNQDNTSGQLSEDLDQHCQHPQGLGADIQMERMHHELVQPFPLPFSQMGLLNPSSNSGIPLHGDTYWQCKIPAQTNQVWSQNMQDLGICEEIDCNDGFNIPDVDLTFRNYEELFGVDQDRTRSAFPEKDVACSLTKNDVSFERTEQGYTRAMEDISVAQSICFTQSSLEEKKIDPSDQAHHFAGSIDYAHTICPSYSSLSFSLSRPSTESSASDYLDSGISPNIMKGEPPWNSPDLDNSHSEARENAMIRYKEKKKARMYEKRIRYASRKARADVRKRIKGRFVKAEGYKSDSADMSTSC from the exons ATGGAGAAATCCTGTGAATTCTGTGCACAATCAAGACCAGTTGTTTACTGTAAGGCGGATGCAGCACATCTTTGCCTTTCCTGTGATGCACGGGCTCATTCAGCAAATGCTTTATCCCGACGACACTATCGAGCCCTTTTCTGTGAAGATTGCAGAAACCAGCCAGCTTCTGTTCGGTGCTTGGATCATCAAATGTTTATGTGTCATGGTTGTGATGAAAACCTGCATGAATCCTCTGCTCAGCATAAAAAACTAGTGGTGAGTAGTTACATGGGTTGCCCTTCTGCTAGGGACTTTTCTGTTTTATGGGGATATGACTTGAATAAACTACGGGCTAATCGTTCTCAGAATATGGCTATGTctgcttcatctggttctttgGCTCCAAGTGCAAATTTTATTGGTTCAAAGTCATGGATTGAAGGATCTTCTTTAACATCTGAAGCAAACTCCATGAACTCTATCTTTAGAGCAGATGGTGAAGTGGGTTCAAGTAATTTACGAAGCAAG ATGATT TGTGTAAATCAACTGCAGCCAGATAGCGACTTGATTCTGCAACAGATTTTAGACCTGgaaaggcttcaattcattGGTGGAAATGATCAGTCAGCTTTGATACATAGTGCAGTGCAACCTGACATATATTTGACTAAagataatatatatatgaatcAAGATAATACTTCAGGGCAGCTCTCTGAAGATCTTGATCAGCACTGCCAACATCCTCAGGGTCTTGGTGCTGATATTCAAATGGAAAGAATGCATCATGAGCTGGTGCAGCCTTTTCCTTTGCCCTTCTCTCAAATGGGGCTTCTAAACCCTTCCTCAAATTCTGGTATTCCATTGCATGGTGACACCTATTGGCAGTGCAAAATTCCTGCTCAGACTAACCAG GTGTGGTCTCAAAATATGCAAGACCTTGGAATTTGTGAAGAAATTGACTGCAATGATGGTTTTAATATTCCTGATGTTGATCTCACATTCCGAAACTATGAAGAACTTTTTGGAGTTGATCAAGATCGAACTAGATCAGCATTTCCTGAGAAAGATGTTGCCTGCTCCTTGACAAAGAATGATGTATCCTTTGAAAGAACAGAACAGGGTTATACAAGAGCAATGGAG GATATCTCAGTTGCTCAATCGATTTGCTTTACTCAGTCATCTcttgaggagaagaaaattgatCCCTCTGATCAAGCTCATCACTTTGCTGGAAGTATTGATTATGCTCATACAATCTGTCCATCTTACTCAAGTTTGTCGTTCTCTCTTTCAAGGCCCAGCACCGAAAGCAGTGCCTCTGATTATCTTGATAGTGGAATTTCACCTAACATTATGAAAGGGGAACCACCATGGAATTCGCCAGATCTGGATAATTCACACTCTGAAGCAAGAGAAAATGCCATGATTAggtacaaggagaagaagaaggctcGGAT GTATGAGAAACGAATTCGATATGCTTCTCGGAAAGCTAGAGCTGATGTACGGAAGCGAATAAAAGGCCGATTTGTCAAGGCAGAGGGATACAAGTCTGACTCTGCTGATATGTCAACGAGCTGTTAA